A segment of the Lycium ferocissimum isolate CSIRO_LF1 chromosome 10, AGI_CSIRO_Lferr_CH_V1, whole genome shotgun sequence genome:
tttaaatcttgaatccaCCTCTGTTCTCAATAGTTTAATCTTTTGTTGATATATGATCTAAATCTTAAACCATCGAGAACTCAATAGTTTAATCTTTTGTTGATATATGATCTAAATCTTGAACCATCGAGAAGGACAACaagaaggacaacaacaacatactcattgTAATTCCATAAAtgggtctggagagggtagtGGGTACGCAAACAGTACGCCTTCTTTGCgtaggtagagaggttgtttccctTGGCTGACGAAAATCATAAACACAACAGTTATAAAAGCATAAgcgataacaacaacaagatagtAATAAAATTGAAGCAGAAGAGACTAACACATAGTAATGGaaaaattaaggataagaaatacaaaaacaatacaataattttttttaaaagcaataaTACTACTAATTCTACTGGCAAGGAAAAGCAAAAACCGCAACTACCTACTACTAGTtttctaccctaatcctcgacctccagATAGGAGGGTCAATGAAGACTTTGTAATGTCCTGCCTGGTCACCCATAGAAAGGAAGTTAAAAGGAAACCGTATTTTCAAAAGATAGGaacaaatcataccaacctaatttGGCAGGCATACATTGGACGAGATTCAGCTAATAAACTCAAACCCTGTTCACGCCCTGAAGGTGTTCagtcaatttcttcattgtagcACAATGCAACTTGAAACAAAAGTTGATGAAAAACTAAATTTTAACTGCTACTGCAACTTTACACCAGGTTGAAGTTATATAGTTCCTCATGCTGCCCTAAATTTCACCCACAGCTCAAAGATTTTAGCGAGAAACCGAGACAAAAAATGGCAACAACTCATAGATCCTTCGCTTAGGAGCAAGTTGTTACATAGATAATAATAAGATAACTTCATTTTATGATAACGTTGATATTCAGGCCAACTTGCACACACCTTCACTATTCCACTCGGCACCTCGGGTAACTTTCTGTTGTCAGCTTGTGCACACCTTGACTATGCCACCGCATATCTTCTACTATAAGAGGTACTAGATAACTCTATGCCCATAAAAGCTTAGGCACCTAGAAAGAAATCACGTTTTTTGTTAATCCTGAGATTTGAACCAATATGTCACTTCCTCTCCGTTGTTTCATTTCTCTCCAATATGGTGAATCAATAGACCAGAATCTATGAAAATTTAAACATAGCTCCTGCAGGTTATGTGTATCCTGTTTCTGACAAGCCTTACCTTCCAGACTCCCAGTTCCTAAAATGAACTACTAAAACGCAAGCTTACTGGAATATGTATCTGCTCCTGGAAACATGACTAGTCCATAAACACATGCGTACACGGAGAATTTGATAAGTGAAGTTCAAGCTCCCAAAACCAAAATAGTAGCAAGAACACGTGAGACATAGCTAGAAAGCaaaatgaattgaatatgatatACGAGAGATCATGAAGCGAAAATTACAATGCCAAAGTGGTGAAGCACAGCCGTGTCGATGGACGTTTTCCATGTTATCTAGACTTGCACATACCATTCAGACATGTAATATATCTGATAAAATACCAGGTGAATTAGAACTAGAACGACATGTAACAGACATAACCAAAGTGACACCAAACCAGCACAAAGAAAGACTTGAAACTGGAGCCAACACAGAAATTCTCCAAAATAATTCTTCAACCTTCACAAATTTATCTTCTTTGCCCCGAAGTTTAGTAAGATCTCATGTTATATGTCGCCAATCAGAGGAAGACCCTTCTAGACTAAATGAAATCACCAAATTTCAGATGATTTCTGCCAATACAAGTGCGACATATCTAGaaagcaaaatgaaataaagatgGCATCTGAAATCTAGGATGAAGACATACAAGAGATCATGAAGCGAAATTTACAATAATAAAGCACAACCAAGTCAATGGACCATTACATGTTATCTAGATTTTCACATAGCATTTAGACATGTAAAATCTGATAGAATACCAGGTTAATCAGAACGACACATGACAAGACATAATCGAAGTGATATCAAACCAGCAAAATGAAACACCTGAAACTGGAACCGAcacccaaattctcctaatatTTCTTCAACCTGCacatatctttttttcttcttcttcgtccCCCAGGTTTAATAAGATCTCAAAATAAGACCCTTCTGGACACTAaatcaaatcaccaaatttCAGCACAATACTCCCCCCTTCTAGATCTTGTCAAGCTTTTCTGCCTTAACAACAGGGTTGGCCTTTGCTATTGCATCCTGGGCAGCAGAGCGGTAATCAAACTGGCAGTCATGTTTATCAGAGTAGCGGTGTGCTCCACAATAAAGGTTACCGCATCGACATTTGAATCCAGTGATGCCAACCTTCTTTTTACAAGCGCCGCAGCGGTTGGGACCCACCTTGGCCTTTACTTCGGCCACATCACTAGAGCTTGATGTTTGAGATGAAGGCAAAGCTATAGACTTGGCTTCAACAGCATTAGTTTGCACATCTACGGGGCCAACAACGACCATTCCTTTCGATCCATTGACAAGGTTTTCAATGGATGATACAGCAAGCTTAGCTTGTTCTTGTTTCAATACCGTGTCCTTGTAACACTTAGAGCACATGTTCATGTTTGCAGCACTTCCGAAGAAGCCACAGTTGTTAATACAC
Coding sequences within it:
- the LOC132035579 gene encoding zinc finger A20 and AN1 domain-containing stress-associated protein 8-like, which translates into the protein MEHDETGCQPPPEGPVLCINNCGFFGSAANMNMCSKCYKDTVLKQEQAKLAVSSIENLVNGSKGMVVVGPVDVQTNAVEAKSIALPSSQTSSSSDVAEVKAKVGPNRCGACKKKVGITGFKCRCGNLYCGAHRYSDKHDCQFDYRSAAQDAIAKANPVVKAEKLDKI